The Candidatus Woesearchaeota archaeon DNA window AGCGTTAAAACATTCGCCCAGACTTTGCGGATGATGGCTTTATCAAAGGAATTAGTCGATAAAGATGATATTGCAACTAAAAGGGAGGCTTATTATGTTTCTAAAAACTGGGGCGAGGCCAGATTCAAAGAACAGCCGGAATCAGATACTGTTATGGATGATATTGAAGCAATGCTTATGGTTAATCGCGAGCAAATGGGCTTTATTCCGGAGGAAAAAGGCGGAGAAGTTGCAGGAAGGCTTATTGTAATTGATAAAGACCAGGATACAGGAAAAGAATTAAAGATTGACTGCACTAAAATGGGCTCTGGCGCATATTCTATTCCTTCATCTGTGGAGGAATTGAAATTTGAGACAGATGCAAAATTCATACTCGCAATAGAGACAGCAGGAATGTTCCAGAGATTAGTGAAGCATAATTACTGGAAAAAAGCAGACTGCATTTTAATTTCAATGGGCGGAGTCCCGACAAGGGCGTGCAGAAGGTTTATCAGAAGGCTTGCCGATTCTAAAAAATTGCCTGTTTATGTATTCACTGACAATGATCCTTATGGTTACATGAATATATACAGAACGCTTAAGGTTGGCTCCGGTAATTCCGCACACATCAACAGGTATTTTTGCGTCCCAAATGCGAGATTTTTAGGGGTTACAACGCAGGATGTCATAGATTACAAATTGCCTTCGCATCCTCTGAAAGAAGTGGATATTAAGAGAGCCAAAGATGCCCTGAAAAATGATCCGTTTGTACTGCACCATAAGGAATGGCAGAATGCCATAAAACAGATGATAGACTTAAAAGTCAGGGCAGAGCAGCAGGCTTTGGCAGCCTGGGGGCTCAACTATGTGATCAATACTTACCTGCCAGATAAGCTAAAGCACCCAGAGAAGTTTTTACCGTAAACTTATCTTTCCATTATTTCCTTTGTCTTTGCAATGACCTTTTTTGCTAGTTCAAAAAGTTCTTTGTACAGATTATCTTTAATGGAAAGGCTTGTCCCGTATTGGTACAGCTCCCTTATTTCAATTGTTGTTTGCTCTTCTTTTTTCTCAACATCCAATGAGGATATCTTATCTAACAGCTCTTTTTCAAAATCAATTTTACCATCTTCAATCAGGCTGTGAACTAAAGCAAAAGTACATTCCTGATTCCCGGATTCATACCCGAATTTTGCAGCTATTGCAAGCAGGCAGTGATACATTGAATAGAATACAGTGCTTGCGCTTATGTCTGAGAAATTCCCTTTTTTCAAATAATCTGTTGCTTCAAGATAATGCTCTGCTTTTTTTATATGACCTCGTGCCTTTTCTAAGTTCGGATTTGCCTTGGCAAGCCCTCTGTGTTTTCCTGTTTCCTTTAATTCCCGCTCTGATTTTTTCAAGCACCATTCAACTTTGTTTTTTGCATGGCTCATCTTTTCATCACATCTATAAATGTGTCCTCGCCAAAAGCAACTATGCCTTTTATGGCATTCAATATTATCTTATCTTGTTTTTTAATGTTTTTCTTAATATCTTCTTTTAATTGGTATACCGAGTGCAGCTTTTTTATGTTTACAAAATTTATTTTTTCCACTTCTTCCTTAAGTTTTTGAAATCTTTTTTGTTCTGTAGCGAGAAGCACATCTATATCTTTCGCTTCCTTCTGCTTATTTAAAACAGAGCCGAACAATAGTGCAAAATCTGCATTTTTTATTTTGTTGATTTCCCTCAGCCATACCTTTACATAGCTTGAAGCCTGTTCTGCTTCTCTTTTCAGCAGAAATTTTATGTATTCCCTTACGTAATCATTTTCAAGAGCTAATTGATAAAATCTTGCTCTCCCAAATTGCCTTGAAACTATTACCCCTTCCTTTTCGAGCCTTCTTGCTATCTTCAAAGCGCCCATCGGGCTGATTCCCATAGCTCTCGCTATGCTGCTCGCGTTATATTCTGTTGCTGGATTTTTGAAGATGCCCAGGATAAAGAGCATCTCGTTTTTGGCTATGTCTCTCATATAAACTCCAAGTTTAAATATATAAACTCCAAGTTTAAATACTTTTCGGTTTTGAAATAAGCAGATGATCCGTTCTATCTAACAAAACCTTCAATTAATTCAACCAGAACATTAGTTTTTGATTTTTCAATATCGATGCATTTCTTAGCAATATTAAACTTTCCCAATTTCTTTTAAAATTTTCTCCACATCTTTTGCCGTTTTCTTTCCTAAATAAGTTATTTTATAGAATCTGAATCTACGCTCATTAGGATTCTCACAAACTATTAATTTTCTGCTCAAAAGCTCTTTTAATGTCCTGCTCGTATGAGATTCATACATATTTGTTCTTTTCATAATTTGGGAGGGAGTTAGCTTCTCCTTTGCAAGTAGAAGAAATACCTTTCTTCTATTCTTGGCTCTGAGGACGAATGAAATTAATTTACAATCCATATGTAGAAATGGTAAGTCAAATAATAAATAAGGATACTACCATTTCACTTACCAAAATTGGAAAGATTTAAATAGCCTTTGTACTTAACAGGCACTATAATAAACAGGGTGGTCTTTATGAAAAAAATAGTTATGTTGTTTTTGTTAGTGTTGTTAATAGTATCTATTTCGTTGATCGCTGGTTGTGAAAGTAAACCAAAATGTAGAACAATAACAAGAACGAATCCTGGTTGCGACAAAATGGCAGATTGCACTTGTTTGCATAATAGCTGGGGCGGTTTAGGAGCTTGTGATAGTTGCGAATGTACGGTGTGCGAATAATGAGGCAATAATATGAAAACAAATAAAGTCTTTTTTTGGCTTTTATTTTCTATTTTTTTAGTTGGATGCTATCAGAAAACTAGTCTGCAAGAAACGCAATACACAGGAAAAAGCTCAACCCCGTCTAGTGTTAATGAAAGAGTTACTACCGTAGAAGAAATAGAACGTTGTAGAACATCAGGCGGTATCGGCGTGTCTGGAGGGGTATGTATATTTGATAAAAAATCTAATACTGCAGAAGAACTACAACAGATACTTGAAAATCAAAAGAAAGCGATGTTGTTAGGAGATTTAAATTTATATCTTCAAGATTTTAGTTCCTCCTTGGATATAAATACTTATGCATCAAGTTTTAAACAAATATTTCAATTAATAAGCTACGACTATGTTGAATTCAGCATTAAAGAATTCTCCGAGAAGGACGATGTTGTTACAGCTACAATCTATCAAGTAACAAAAATGCATAATAAAGAAACATACGAATCTGCGGTCACCAAGGTTGATGTAAAATGGATTTTTCAAAGAGAGGATGGAAAATTAAAGATAATAGCGACAACACCTATGAAAGTTTATGAAACATAAAAAGACGTGAATTAACGAAATGAAAAAAATAGAAGAATTTAGCAAATTCATAGATGATAACAAAGGATATCTTGCAGCTATTGGTGTATTTGCTGCATTGACTAAATATTTCTCTTTTACTTCACCAATTGATGATTTCACTAAGTTAATATTAAAAGATAATGTTTTACCCGGTATTACCTTCTTACTTTTTATTTTTTTATCAACAACCTTCATAATACATATCTGGTATGACAAGAGATCAGAAAATAATAGGTATTTGTTTATTTTTAAGTTGTTATTCTCAGTTTTTACAGTTATCATTATTGGTTATTTCATAACCTTTTATGGAGACTGGGTAAAAATCGGGATCATAATTATTTTATTTTTTGCAGTCTTAGGTTTTTTAGGAAATCTACTTTTTAAATGCCTTGTGAAACTACTAAAAAACTTTTGGTCTAATTTAATTTGGCTACTTATTGAGTTATCAATTATCTACTTATTGAACATACTCCAACCACTAATAACTGACTATTATTTACTATTGGGTATTTTTGCTCCACTTTATATTTTGATTTCACTTTCCGTATTTCTTTCAATTTTTAACCTAATAAAAATGATTAAAGATTTCATTATCAAAAAAATGTCTAAAATAAAAATAATTTAAACGTTTTTACCATAAACTTTATAAATTCTGAGATATTACATCTTAAATATGCCAAAAACAAGCATTCCTGAATGCTGCGTTGACTGCATTAAATGGGAGAAGTTCAAGGAAGACTGCCATGTCTATTGGGAAGGAAAGAAGAACTGCACTCAGCATTCCAGGCTATGGGGCAGTGAGCAGCCGATTCTTTAGCGAATAAACAAAAACCTTTATAAATAAATTTCAAATCTTTATTTCTTAAGCCCTCGTAGCTTAGACGCATTGAGTTTAGGCTCGTGTGAAGCAATAGGTAGAGCGCATGACTGTTAAACTATGCAGCAATCATGAGGTCGGCAGTCCGAGTCTGCCCGAGGGCGTTTTTGGCCCCGTAGCTTAGCCTGGTTAGAGCGTACGAGCAGAAGCTACGAAACTGATAACCAGCTTAGACATCGTAAGGATGAAAAGTCCCGATTAAGGTCTGGAGTTCAAATCTCCGCGGGGCCATATTCTTATGAAACAGACAAGTATACCGAAGAAAGAAATAGAGCAATTGACAGATGACCCTTCTTTAAATATTGCGCTTGACACAATAAAAATAAAAAAGCAGGCTTTGATATTTGTAAACACAAAAAAATCAGCTGAAAAAACAGCAGAAGAAATAGCCAAAAAGCTCAAAACAGAGGACAAAAGCCTTAATGATCTGTCAGAAAAGGCATTGCGCGCAATTGCGCAGCCGACAAGGCAGTGCAAAAGGCTCTCAGAATGTTTGAAAAAAGGCATTGCATTCCATCATGCAGGGCTGCACCACAAGCAGAAAGAGCTGATTGAAGAGAATTTCAGAAATGGCGCAATAAAAATAATTTGCTCGACGCCAACGTTGGCATTTGGATTAGATCTTCCAGCATTCCGCTCTGTGCTAAAGGATCTCAAACGATATGGCCATCAGGGCTACCAATATATTCCTGTGCTTGAATTTTTGCAGATGGCAGGCAGGGCCGGGCGCCCGAAATTCGACAGCTTCGGAGAAGCAATCTGCATTGCATCATCAGAGCCTGAAAAGGAA harbors:
- a CDS encoding DNA topoisomerase IV subunit A, yielding MKNLPRSAGKTAKKRQKMNKVAQQIIDLAQGIYKSILAKKQPKVESPLRALVNVKYDEKTGYFDLVGKMKSRTLTVGSVKTFAQTLRMMALSKELVDKDDIATKREAYYVSKNWGEARFKEQPESDTVMDDIEAMLMVNREQMGFIPEEKGGEVAGRLIVIDKDQDTGKELKIDCTKMGSGAYSIPSSVEELKFETDAKFILAIETAGMFQRLVKHNYWKKADCILISMGGVPTRACRRFIRRLADSKKLPVYVFTDNDPYGYMNIYRTLKVGSGNSAHINRYFCVPNARFLGVTTQDVIDYKLPSHPLKEVDIKRAKDALKNDPFVLHHKEWQNAIKQMIDLKVRAEQQALAAWGLNYVINTYLPDKLKHPEKFLP
- a CDS encoding HEPN domain-containing protein — encoded protein: MSHAKNKVEWCLKKSERELKETGKHRGLAKANPNLEKARGHIKKAEHYLEATDYLKKGNFSDISASTVFYSMYHCLLAIAAKFGYESGNQECTFALVHSLIEDGKIDFEKELLDKISSLDVEKKEEQTTIEIRELYQYGTSLSIKDNLYKELFELAKKVIAKTKEIMER
- a CDS encoding winged helix-turn-helix transcriptional regulator, with amino-acid sequence MRDIAKNEMLFILGIFKNPATEYNASSIARAMGISPMGALKIARRLEKEGVIVSRQFGRARFYQLALENDYVREYIKFLLKREAEQASSYVKVWLREINKIKNADFALLFGSVLNKQKEAKDIDVLLATEQKRFQKLKEEVEKINFVNIKKLHSVYQLKEDIKKNIKKQDKIILNAIKGIVAFGEDTFIDVMKR
- a CDS encoding winged helix-turn-helix transcriptional regulator; the encoded protein is MDCKLISFVLRAKNRRKVFLLLAKEKLTPSQIMKRTNMYESHTSRTLKELLSRKLIVCENPNERRFRFYKITYLGKKTAKDVEKILKEIGKV